A single region of the Manihot esculenta cultivar AM560-2 chromosome 12, M.esculenta_v8, whole genome shotgun sequence genome encodes:
- the LOC122721321 gene encoding uncharacterized protein LOC122721321, with protein MKKQQGQNMEKKPENDQEQKNVKSLEGLPVEDSPYLQYKDLEDYKQKGYGTQGHLPPKPGRGAGATDAPTLSGGSVPRESDVSTIDAITNRRNQGTR; from the coding sequence ATGAAGAAGCAGCAGggtcaaaacatggagaaaaagCCAGAGAATGATCAAGAGCAAAAGAACGTAAAGAGCTTAGAGGGCCTCCCAGTTGAGGATAGCCCTTATCTGCAATACAAGGATTTGGAGGATTACAAGCAGAAGGGCTATGGAACTCAAGGCCATCTCCCACCCAAGCCTGGCCGAGGCGCCGGTGCCACCGATGCACCCACTCTCTCTGGTGGCTCGGTCCCCCGTGAGTCTGATGTTAGTACTATCGATGCTATAACCAATCGTCGCAATCAAGGGACTCgctaa
- the LOC110628085 gene encoding uncharacterized protein LOC110628085 — MLSSLISMPSNSCCHGTRRCYIILHFNPSSIAHWFSTGTDSTRPEFPGENAYHILGVSETSSFTEIKASFRRLAKETHPDLAESNSGSSTSQRFVQILAAYEILSDSERRALYDKYLMSQRRVMQNHSGESSTLHMYKTQTTASKQMEVVEWLKWYRLAMNDILSQKKVVVGTSYFDVLEADFYSAIHAAYYGPVIESMDLLPDCFEAEERSDYETSEVLHLVSGRELFGMVCLVNKVPELSSSCAKKLNSFASAGLGYCQSIENTSIFMNSNEANNDGLSQIHARNILSQVSDAYRDLELHISGRVVAVATRVPPKGQYNGVQHEDSQDQIRVFLNSDDNSTHIRRGCSQDSILDGAVGLKIPLGTITGLGSSPEEGSCFVYDRNGAKTHVIMKHRTLLVKHMYWYAVGDKVSICECRCSRARLPPSRFWLFEPRCDMHDIGGWYIETFGRDKKGRTVLSQRYWDGIDESEQYDKRLHPAMYLLALAYRTLDLEDTKRRKRAFKNFIESQLFRVFHWCKKLV, encoded by the exons ATGCTTTCCTCTTTGATATCAATGCCATCAAATAGCTGCTGCCACGGAACGAGGCGCTGTTATATAATTTTGCACTTCAATCCGAGTTCTATAGCTCACTGGTTCAGCACCGGTACTGACTCTACTCGGCCCGAGTTCCCGGGAGAGAACGCATACCATATCTTAGGAGTGTCCGAGACCAGCTCATTCACCGAAATCAAAGCATCCTTTCGGAGATTAGCTAAAGAAACTCATCCGGACCTCGCCGAGTCGAACAGCGGTTCTTCCACCTCTCAACGTTTCGTTCAAATTCTCGCCGCATATGAG ATTCTTTCAGATTCTGAGAGGAGAGCTCTTTATGACAAGTATCTGATGTCTCAGAGAAGAGTCATGCAGAACCATTCTGGAGAAAGTTCGACATTGCACATGTATAAAACCCAAACGACTGCAAGTAAACAGATGGAAGTTGTTGAATGGTTGAAGTGGTATAGGTTGGCCATGAATGACATATTATCACAGAAGAAAGTGGTGGTTGGAACAAGTTATTTTGATGTACTTGAAGCTGATTTTTATTCAGCCATACATGCAGCTTACTATGGCCCTGTAATTGAGTCTATGGATCTTCTTCCTGACTGTTTTGAAGCAGAGGAGAGGTCTGATTATGAAACTTCAGAGGTTCTACATTTGGTTTCTGGACGTGAACTTTTTGGGATGGTCTGCCTGGTTAATAAAGTTCCTGAATTATCTTCTTCTTGTGCCAAGAAGTTGAATTCTTTTGCATCTGCTGGTTTGGGTTACTGTCAGTCTATTGAGAACACAAGTAtcttcatgaattctaatgaaGCGAATAATGATGGATTGTCTCAGATACATGCGAGGAATATTCTAAGTCAAGTATCAGATGCATATAGAGATTTGGAATTGCATATAAGTGGAAGGGTGGTTGCTGTGGCCACTAGAGTTCCTCCTAAAGGCCAATATAATGGAGTACAACATGAAGATTCTCAAGATCAAATACGTGTTTTTCTTAATTCTGATGATAATTCCACACATATTAGAAGAGGGTGTTCCCAGGATTCCATTTTGGATGGTGCAGTTGGACTTAAGATTCCCCTGGGAACTATAACAGGATTGGGATCCAGTCCTGAAGAGGGATCATGCTTTGTCTATGATAGGAATGGTGCAAAAACCCATGTCATAATGAAACATCGGACTTTGCTG GTAAAGCATATGTACTGGTATGCAGTGGGGGATAAAGTTTCTATCTGTGAATGTAGGTGCAGTAGAGCTCGATTACCACCAAGCAG ATTTTGGCTGTTTGAGCCTCGTTGTGATATGCATGATATAGGCGGTTGGTATATTGAAACATTTGGTAGAGATAAGAAAGGTCGAACAGTTCTGTCTCAAAGGTATTGGGATGGCATTGATGAAAGTGAACAATACGACAA GAGACTCCATCCAGCAATGTATTTACTTGCTCTTGCATATAGAACATTAGATCTTGAAGatacaaaaagaagaaaacgagCATTCAAGAATTTCATTGAAAGCCAACTGTTTAGAGTTTTCCATTGGTGCAAGAAACTTGTTTAG